The following are encoded together in the Falsiruegeria litorea R37 genome:
- a CDS encoding dipeptidase produces the protein MSNKNTFSRRELMALAAQSAAALPLLGAPALARELDEYGGFSGNKNFKYISAPATVYDFGLTPEQEDHAKELHESLIIFDGLSECTFYPEFITNMKRGGGTSGNFSIGISDMLRWTPDTVFKPQEWWSWEALNRDLDALYRMMHLFRDDAMMTLNHADILEAKKTDKVGFMPGTQNTKFLDDAVNRLDEMHRKGLRIVQITYNATNAVGAGSAEALENRFGLSRLGHMVVERMNEIGMLVDTGHSSPETQMRAAEVSTRPIVISHAGMLSKINQTRATTDEAIRAVADKGGVMGVISTPTAIAGSDKCTVEDMLDNVDHAVNIAGVDGVGFGSDFIIPATFEQILSAPEWDEEVVANIGEFEVWPWSDGHVGWENNSAYPNMTRGLIKRGYSDEDIAKIMGGNFLRVIKDTIG, from the coding sequence ATGTCAAACAAGAACACGTTTTCCCGCCGTGAACTGATGGCCCTGGCAGCGCAATCCGCTGCGGCCCTCCCCCTTCTTGGTGCACCGGCCCTGGCCCGCGAACTGGATGAATATGGCGGGTTTAGTGGCAACAAGAATTTCAAATACATCAGCGCCCCGGCAACGGTCTATGATTTTGGCCTAACACCGGAACAGGAAGATCACGCCAAGGAATTGCACGAGTCCCTGATCATCTTTGACGGTCTTTCGGAGTGCACATTCTACCCCGAGTTCATCACCAACATGAAACGTGGGGGCGGCACATCTGGCAACTTCTCGATTGGGATTTCGGACATGCTGCGCTGGACCCCGGACACCGTTTTCAAGCCGCAGGAATGGTGGAGTTGGGAGGCGTTGAATAGGGATCTGGATGCACTTTATCGCATGATGCACCTATTCCGAGATGACGCGATGATGACGTTGAACCATGCGGATATTCTGGAGGCAAAGAAAACCGACAAAGTCGGCTTCATGCCGGGCACACAGAACACCAAGTTTCTGGACGACGCTGTAAATCGCCTGGACGAGATGCACCGCAAAGGGCTCCGCATCGTTCAGATCACCTACAATGCGACAAACGCAGTCGGGGCTGGCAGTGCTGAAGCGCTGGAAAACCGCTTTGGTCTCAGTCGCTTGGGTCACATGGTGGTTGAGCGGATGAACGAGATTGGGATGCTGGTCGATACTGGCCACAGCTCGCCTGAAACTCAGATGCGTGCGGCGGAAGTCTCGACCAGGCCCATCGTCATTTCGCATGCGGGGATGTTGTCAAAGATTAATCAGACACGGGCGACAACGGATGAGGCCATCAGGGCAGTCGCTGACAAAGGCGGCGTGATGGGGGTTATCAGTACGCCTACGGCCATTGCTGGCAGTGACAAATGCACCGTCGAAGATATGCTCGATAACGTTGATCATGCGGTTAACATTGCAGGTGTTGATGGTGTCGGATTCGGCTCTGATTTCATTATCCCGGCGACATTCGAACAAATCCTGTCTGCCCCGGAATGGGACGAAGAAGTCGTCGCAAACATCGGAGAGTTCGAGGTTTGGCCCTGGTCCGACGGGCATGTGGGCTGGGAGAACAACTCGGCCTATCCGAACATGACCCGTGGCCTGATCAAGCGTGGCTATTCGGACGAAGACATCGCCAAGATCATGGGTGGAAACTTCCTGCGAGTGATCAAAGACACCATTGGGTAG
- a CDS encoding metal-dependent hydrolase family protein encodes MSNQRTRHASGKKLNMLFAWILCEGKKLLSTTSWRIDMMMKALTVIAFSLAATMASAQDEPAQTLFTNVNVFDGVNDGLLENANVLVEGNLIKTVSTAAINAGGATVINGDGRTLMPGLMDMHTHLSIVRELSTARHELSPLAHGAIAMKRAEGMLMNGFTTVMDVGGPATYLKDLIDGDAGFFGPRIYSAEAFITQTNGHGDFRTRMEYNPNNSGGIRSWYEYYTACIADGVTEIRRCGRENFRKGATHLKMMVGGGVSSRFDPLHGLQGSPEEIAAAVEVARNMKTFVTVHAYTDESVRMAVEAGVPHILHAPLITEETAKLMGEKGVYMQPNLEAVLGLSEENAAAFLSPASFAKWKSIYDEYPVAMEAALKHGVKIVFGTDLLAEWNQTLGFDKTAALELLQLEKYLGSAGALRAATSTAAEIIDLMGPNNPYTAGALGVVEEGAYADLLLVDGNVLEDLALLTDPGKNLVVIMKDGVIYKNTLN; translated from the coding sequence GTGAGTAATCAACGCACCAGGCACGCAAGCGGTAAGAAACTGAACATGCTTTTTGCCTGGATATTATGCGAAGGGAAAAAGCTTTTGAGTACAACATCTTGGAGAATTGATATGATGATGAAGGCACTAACAGTTATCGCGTTTTCCCTCGCAGCGACGATGGCCTCGGCCCAGGATGAGCCAGCACAGACATTGTTTACGAACGTCAATGTGTTCGATGGTGTCAATGACGGGTTGCTTGAAAACGCAAACGTGTTGGTTGAGGGAAACCTGATCAAGACAGTCTCGACCGCTGCGATTAACGCAGGCGGGGCGACTGTTATCAACGGCGACGGGCGCACCCTGATGCCCGGCCTGATGGATATGCATACGCATTTGTCTATTGTGCGGGAATTATCAACGGCGCGTCACGAGCTTAGCCCTCTTGCACATGGCGCAATTGCGATGAAGCGGGCTGAAGGCATGCTCATGAATGGGTTTACCACTGTCATGGATGTCGGCGGGCCGGCGACTTATCTAAAGGACCTGATCGACGGAGACGCTGGCTTTTTTGGGCCGCGCATCTATTCCGCCGAGGCCTTCATTACGCAAACTAACGGGCATGGGGATTTTCGCACGCGGATGGAATACAACCCCAACAACTCCGGGGGGATTAGAAGTTGGTATGAATACTACACGGCTTGCATTGCCGACGGCGTAACCGAAATCCGGCGCTGTGGCAGAGAGAACTTTCGGAAAGGTGCAACTCATCTAAAGATGATGGTCGGTGGCGGTGTTTCCAGCAGGTTTGATCCGCTGCATGGTTTGCAGGGCTCACCCGAGGAAATTGCGGCAGCTGTGGAAGTGGCGCGAAACATGAAGACCTTTGTGACCGTGCACGCATACACCGATGAATCCGTTCGTATGGCTGTTGAGGCCGGTGTTCCGCATATTCTTCACGCTCCATTGATCACCGAAGAGACGGCCAAGTTGATGGGAGAAAAAGGCGTCTACATGCAGCCCAATCTGGAAGCGGTTCTCGGGCTTTCAGAAGAGAATGCAGCAGCGTTTCTGTCACCGGCAAGCTTTGCCAAGTGGAAATCGATCTACGACGAATACCCTGTCGCCATGGAGGCGGCGCTCAAGCATGGGGTGAAGATCGTATTTGGCACCGACCTTCTGGCTGAGTGGAATCAAACCCTCGGATTCGACAAGACTGCGGCCCTCGAATTGCTGCAACTGGAGAAATACCTCGGCTCGGCTGGCGCGCTTCGGGCGGCAACGTCAACGGCAGCAGAGATCATCGATCTTATGGGGCCAAACAATCCATACACAGCAGGCGCTCTGGGTGTTGTTGAGGAGGGTGCATACGCTGATCTGCTTCTGGTCGACGGCAACGTTTTGGAAGACCTCGCGCTTTTGACTGACCCGGGCAAGAACCTTGTCGTGATCATGAAAGACGGCGTGATCTACAAGAATACGCTGAACTGA
- a CDS encoding FixH family protein, which translates to MHWLLLLLLSIFALPDMAGAMDAIGKVRRERPADLDTSTTVATRYGTLQASYETDFPKLPLNGVHTWRLSLQDKNGLPVVGADIVLTADMPEHLHGMTTTPLVQESDTPGLYLVRGMNFHMPGYWEATLDISGAGSRHLLRFNLIIGENQSAPAKGGTDGS; encoded by the coding sequence ATGCATTGGTTGCTCCTGCTCTTGCTCTCAATCTTCGCCCTGCCGGATATGGCAGGCGCAATGGATGCCATTGGCAAGGTGCGCCGGGAACGCCCGGCGGATCTGGACACGTCCACAACAGTGGCCACCCGGTACGGAACGTTGCAGGCGTCCTATGAGACTGATTTTCCTAAACTTCCTCTGAATGGCGTGCACACTTGGCGATTGTCCTTGCAGGACAAGAACGGCCTGCCGGTTGTCGGCGCGGACATAGTTCTGACTGCGGACATGCCCGAGCATCTGCACGGCATGACCACCACTCCGCTCGTTCAAGAGTCTGATACACCGGGTCTGTACCTTGTTCGTGGAATGAACTTCCACATGCCCGGGTACTGGGAGGCCACTCTGGACATCTCGGGAGCAGGAAGCCGTCATCTTTTGCGTTTCAACCTGATTATCGGTGAAAACCAGAGTGCCCCAGCCAAGGGAGGTACAGATGGAAGCTAA
- a CDS encoding GFA family protein has protein sequence MSKGISGGCKCGAVRYRGELSDISSFRCYCRDCQQLTGTGHSEMFPLVAETFQLEGPSREYQMAGGSGQPTWSSFCSTCGSPLTRRSERMEHCLYVHASSLDEPEKHKPSRILYADAAQPWDKPNLDE, from the coding sequence ATGAGTAAAGGGATTTCTGGCGGATGTAAGTGCGGCGCGGTCCGGTATCGTGGAGAACTTTCTGATATTTCATCTTTCCGATGCTACTGCCGCGATTGCCAACAGCTCACCGGAACCGGGCATTCGGAAATGTTTCCATTGGTCGCAGAGACCTTTCAGCTTGAGGGCCCCTCTCGGGAATATCAAATGGCCGGTGGATCGGGCCAACCCACTTGGAGCAGCTTTTGCTCAACCTGCGGCTCTCCCCTGACCCGGCGCAGTGAGCGAATGGAGCATTGCTTGTATGTACATGCTTCATCACTCGATGAACCTGAAAAGCACAAACCGAGCCGCATACTCTACGCGGACGCAGCGCAACCTTGGGACAAGCCAAACTTGGATGAATAG
- a CDS encoding cytochrome-c peroxidase has translation MEAKSLGSWGRVDLLLAAFCFCVVLSNPSKAAEIDPIDWTERELALIKSLSLSQLPPPPLSPSNKYANDPSAAALGRAIFHDTRFSANGNVSCGTCHRQDYGFTDDLPQGIGIDVASRRTMPIVGMAYQKWFFWDGRADSLWSQTLGPLENPVEHGIDRYQVRQLVMTHYLQPYQQVFDGDAKSQSVNQVFANIGKALAAHVRTVLPEITRFDLYADALRSGSNKISILTTAETRGLRLFVSKAKCVNCHNGPMFTNGEFHHSGTPENGEPDAGRGAAFHDLEATEFGFFGKWSDADPQADGDHIRFLDRNTHKYAGTFKTPTLRGVSDRPPYMHNGAFNSLAQVLNNYRAVSGSTLADEVFHGDLTDRDLVDLEAFLGTLSSNSNDIHN, from the coding sequence ATGGAAGCTAAATCTCTTGGTTCGTGGGGACGGGTCGACTTGTTGCTGGCAGCATTCTGCTTTTGCGTGGTTCTATCCAACCCGAGCAAGGCCGCAGAAATTGATCCCATTGATTGGACTGAACGCGAGTTGGCGCTGATCAAATCCCTATCGTTGTCCCAACTGCCGCCTCCACCACTTTCACCTTCGAACAAATACGCCAATGATCCAAGCGCCGCAGCGTTGGGGCGTGCGATATTCCACGACACCCGGTTCAGCGCCAACGGTAACGTCAGCTGTGGGACCTGCCATCGGCAGGACTATGGGTTCACCGATGACCTTCCCCAAGGCATCGGCATTGATGTCGCCAGCCGCCGCACCATGCCAATTGTCGGAATGGCCTATCAGAAATGGTTCTTTTGGGACGGTCGGGCGGATTCGCTCTGGTCACAAACACTTGGCCCGCTGGAAAACCCCGTTGAGCACGGGATTGACCGGTATCAAGTGCGACAGCTTGTGATGACGCATTACTTGCAGCCCTATCAGCAGGTGTTTGACGGCGACGCCAAAAGCCAATCGGTCAATCAGGTGTTTGCGAACATCGGAAAGGCGTTGGCAGCGCATGTCCGCACAGTGCTGCCGGAAATAACCCGGTTTGATCTGTATGCCGACGCGTTGCGCAGCGGCAGCAACAAAATCAGCATCCTGACGACAGCGGAAACACGTGGTCTGAGGCTGTTTGTCAGCAAAGCCAAATGCGTCAATTGCCACAATGGCCCCATGTTCACCAACGGAGAATTCCACCATTCGGGAACTCCGGAAAACGGAGAACCGGATGCGGGGCGGGGCGCAGCTTTTCACGATCTTGAGGCCACAGAATTCGGGTTCTTTGGTAAATGGAGCGACGCAGATCCGCAGGCAGACGGTGATCATATCCGGTTCTTAGACCGGAATACGCACAAGTACGCTGGCACGTTCAAGACACCTACCTTGCGTGGCGTGTCTGATCGCCCTCCGTACATGCACAACGGCGCTTTCAACTCTCTGGCACAGGTTCTGAACAACTATCGCGCCGTGTCCGGGTCGACGCTCGCGGACGAGGTATTCCACGGTGATCTGACGGATCGGGATCTGGTCGATCTTGAGGCGTTCTTGGGAACCTTGTCGTCAAACTCCAACGATATTCACAACTAG
- a CDS encoding MSMEG_1061 family FMN-dependent PPOX-type flavoprotein codes for MLEVDEQIESIERLRELLPTEGFTNTFLKVSDRLNDTARKFIELAPFIVVATKASNGLIDVSPKGDPVGFVEVYDDKTLIIPDRLGNHRVDGFQNLLEDPNIAVLFVVPGHGDTLRVAGKARIVRDAAISKRHAINGKQPLLALVIEVEEAFMHCSKSFIRSRLWHADHWPKRKSAPTLAEWVISTVDREQTLQEVEDDHTADEGTRLY; via the coding sequence GTGTTGGAAGTTGATGAACAGATTGAAAGTATTGAACGGCTTAGAGAACTGCTGCCGACCGAAGGGTTTACCAACACTTTTCTCAAGGTAAGTGATCGGCTGAATGATACTGCGCGGAAATTCATTGAGCTTGCACCATTTATTGTCGTTGCAACTAAAGCGTCTAACGGTCTGATTGATGTTTCGCCGAAAGGTGACCCAGTTGGTTTCGTAGAAGTTTACGATGACAAAACACTCATTATTCCAGACCGGCTCGGCAACCACCGTGTCGATGGCTTTCAAAATCTACTGGAAGACCCGAACATCGCTGTTCTCTTCGTCGTACCGGGTCACGGCGATACGCTGCGTGTTGCGGGCAAGGCTCGCATTGTTCGAGATGCTGCGATCAGCAAACGGCATGCGATCAACGGCAAGCAACCTTTGCTCGCGCTTGTTATAGAGGTCGAGGAAGCCTTCATGCACTGTTCTAAGTCATTCATTCGATCTCGATTGTGGCACGCTGACCATTGGCCCAAGCGAAAGTCGGCCCCCACACTCGCTGAATGGGTGATATCCACAGTTGACCGCGAACAAACGCTTCAAGAGGTCGAGGACGATCACACGGCAGATGAAGGTACTCGGCTCTACTGA
- a CDS encoding AAA family ATPase has protein sequence MEADTTWIDGEVFALAGFDHDNADIVRVALIAVRDCDCWDTIKSMVLETARVKDLREVLCNRVEEAAQYSDDPEDWREVEFDRLTEIDPFAAISGAKALDQMATRDIWLNVMALIAKAHAKATSQDAYTGSGKQPGVARYLVDNVNFEYLPRNLQRDMPAHIRELVEWSEQFARLASLNDLDTLRAVSRRFPHCERLIEGIAEGIETSWGMGSDIIQIPPTLLVGSPGVGKTAVARQICKALDLHAKIANVGGKSENHLFGLSAGWHTAHPGIVTDAVATARVLNPVIILDEIDKTHSGRNGDIAGELLGMLEPLEARRYREKYLAADVDASHVSWILTANDLENVPAPLRSRCTIYEIPVPSPHQLPEIITSLVDEYASEHGLRREFFRLDVGDVEALTETYKVHHCVRFLNRLVRGLLHHKSRNLARN, from the coding sequence ATGGAGGCCGACACAACATGGATCGACGGCGAGGTTTTTGCCCTGGCCGGGTTCGATCACGACAACGCGGACATCGTCAGGGTGGCCCTGATTGCTGTGAGGGATTGCGACTGTTGGGACACCATCAAAAGCATGGTTCTCGAAACGGCTAGAGTCAAAGATCTCAGGGAAGTCTTGTGCAATCGGGTCGAGGAGGCCGCACAATACAGCGACGACCCGGAAGACTGGCGCGAAGTTGAATTTGATCGGTTGACGGAGATTGATCCGTTTGCCGCAATCAGCGGAGCCAAAGCGTTGGATCAGATGGCCACCAGGGATATCTGGTTGAATGTCATGGCACTCATCGCGAAGGCCCACGCAAAGGCAACTTCTCAGGATGCCTATACCGGAAGTGGCAAACAGCCAGGAGTTGCTCGCTACCTCGTCGACAATGTGAACTTCGAATACCTGCCTCGGAACCTTCAAAGGGATATGCCAGCCCATATCCGGGAACTCGTCGAGTGGAGTGAGCAGTTTGCCAGGTTGGCATCCCTGAATGATTTGGACACGCTCCGGGCCGTGTCCAGACGCTTCCCTCATTGCGAGCGGCTCATTGAAGGTATTGCTGAGGGCATTGAAACTAGCTGGGGCATGGGGTCGGACATCATCCAAATCCCGCCCACACTCCTTGTCGGGTCACCTGGCGTTGGCAAAACTGCGGTGGCCAGACAGATCTGTAAGGCGCTCGATCTGCATGCTAAAATTGCAAATGTCGGCGGGAAATCCGAAAATCATCTGTTTGGCTTATCCGCTGGGTGGCACACTGCGCATCCCGGAATCGTAACAGACGCGGTTGCTACAGCCCGAGTTCTGAACCCAGTGATCATCCTGGACGAGATCGACAAGACACATTCCGGGCGCAATGGGGACATTGCTGGCGAACTCCTGGGCATGTTGGAGCCGTTGGAAGCCAGGCGCTACCGGGAGAAGTACCTGGCGGCTGACGTGGACGCCAGCCATGTGAGCTGGATCCTCACAGCGAATGATCTGGAAAACGTTCCAGCTCCGCTACGCAGTCGCTGTACGATTTACGAGATCCCGGTGCCGTCACCGCACCAGCTGCCAGAGATCATCACAAGCCTTGTGGACGAGTACGCCTCAGAACACGGGCTAAGGCGGGAGTTTTTCAGGCTGGATGTCGGCGATGTCGAGGCTCTCACGGAGACCTACAAGGTCCACCACTGTGTCCGGTTCCTGAACCGGCTGGTCCGTGGCCTCCTGCACCACAAGTCGAGAAACCTTGCACGAAACTGA
- a CDS encoding DUF3302 domain-containing protein: protein MTALDYIAIGMILFMAGLGIGVFVFLGGWPGRVAAKRRHPYRSAVSVGGWITLIAGGVLFPLVLIWAYAGSTDAEVAATDVAEGGAA from the coding sequence ATGACCGCACTTGATTACATCGCTATTGGTATGATCCTTTTCATGGCGGGTCTCGGGATAGGGGTTTTCGTATTTCTAGGTGGTTGGCCCGGTCGGGTGGCTGCAAAGCGCAGACACCCCTATCGATCAGCGGTTTCCGTCGGCGGCTGGATTACCTTGATTGCTGGTGGTGTTCTATTCCCCCTCGTGTTGATTTGGGCCTATGCCGGATCCACGGATGCTGAAGTAGCTGCGACGGATGTCGCGGAAGGCGGTGCCGCATGA
- a CDS encoding efflux RND transporter periplasmic adaptor subunit, producing the protein MIMLLVGGYTGLLWVLVKVGVFPKWYGWMKISPIVVGVVAFMVIFLPLNWNAPMGGTVVTVGSVGIKPAVAGPVTEVVAVSHTPIAKGEVLFEIDKTPYAAAVQQAKAQLSLAQDQLTRKAKLLASNTVAEAEVEALRANVAVAEAAVTLAEVDLANATVRAPFDGIIPAMTLLSGNRVTPNVPVLAFLDIDKPVINLVLSQNQIRNVKPGQKAEAVFKAFPGQTFQGTVSGLYLTSPDAEYDLDGATPEVPAITDTTYVVVLNLETHGVTLPPGSSGQGLVLTDQGAKFQFINQLTLRMTTWLNFF; encoded by the coding sequence ATGATCATGCTTCTGGTAGGTGGCTATACGGGCCTGCTTTGGGTGCTGGTAAAGGTTGGCGTCTTCCCGAAATGGTATGGCTGGATGAAGATCTCACCCATTGTTGTGGGTGTCGTCGCTTTCATGGTGATCTTCCTGCCGCTCAACTGGAATGCGCCCATGGGCGGAACTGTGGTCACAGTCGGCTCCGTCGGGATCAAGCCAGCAGTTGCTGGACCTGTGACCGAAGTTGTCGCCGTCTCGCACACGCCGATTGCCAAAGGCGAGGTTCTGTTTGAGATCGACAAGACACCTTACGCGGCGGCTGTGCAGCAAGCTAAGGCTCAGCTGTCTCTTGCCCAAGACCAATTGACACGCAAAGCGAAACTGTTGGCAAGTAACACGGTCGCTGAAGCCGAGGTCGAAGCCCTGCGCGCCAATGTGGCGGTGGCCGAGGCGGCCGTCACCCTTGCTGAGGTTGATCTGGCAAACGCCACCGTCCGGGCGCCTTTTGACGGTATTATTCCTGCCATGACCCTGCTGTCAGGCAACCGGGTGACGCCCAATGTGCCGGTGCTGGCGTTCCTCGACATCGACAAGCCTGTCATCAATCTTGTCCTGAGCCAAAACCAAATCCGCAATGTCAAACCAGGCCAAAAGGCCGAGGCGGTGTTCAAAGCATTTCCTGGACAGACGTTCCAGGGAACCGTATCGGGCCTCTATCTGACATCTCCGGATGCAGAATACGATCTGGATGGCGCTACGCCCGAAGTGCCGGCAATCACCGATACAACCTATGTCGTAGTGTTGAACCTTGAGACACACGGGGTAACCCTGCCGCCCGGCTCTTCCGGTCAGGGGCTGGTGCTGACAGATCAGGGGGCAAAGTTCCAATTCATCAATCAACTGACCCTACGGATGACGACATGGTTGAACTTCTTCTGA
- a CDS encoding carbohydrate porin has product MVELLLMWCRIALAVLVASFASAAVAQDLGPRDRLEVAATTSIGGPASAEAQQEQDRLRRLQTSRWPGFDRTIDPAESWKERLRKDTGLALSFDYQALYQTSNSTVSGVDQGAAGQARILGTWTLADRDGSNPGSFVFILENRHKLGLDQTPAGLAGEIGYAGLTGLTFGDNGSVLSVAYWSQAIMGGRGGLVAGRIDPGDYTDILGYVNPRTGFQNFAINYNPVLTIPDPGFGIGGGVHLTDQIYVLGIVSDANGSLTDVDWFPGGAEFYKYAQIGWTPARNQRYLTNIHLGAYHIDARADKGLPSSSGVVLSGNYTFENDLMIFGRLGWSDGNDPIAQRGATGGLIWRPGFYDDLIGIAATWAEPVTAGLKNQTTFEAFYRLDISDNLALTADVQYLKNPGYNADDPLVLGLRLRFNL; this is encoded by the coding sequence ATGGTTGAACTTCTTCTGATGTGGTGCCGGATTGCATTGGCTGTCTTGGTGGCAAGTTTTGCTTCAGCTGCGGTTGCTCAGGACTTAGGTCCTCGGGATCGGCTTGAGGTCGCCGCGACAACTTCGATAGGTGGCCCTGCGAGCGCCGAAGCACAGCAGGAACAAGATCGGCTGCGCAGGCTGCAAACCTCACGATGGCCCGGATTTGACCGCACCATCGATCCTGCTGAGTCCTGGAAAGAGAGGTTGCGAAAAGACACCGGCCTTGCCCTGTCGTTTGACTATCAGGCGCTTTATCAGACCTCCAACAGCACCGTTTCCGGTGTTGACCAAGGCGCGGCAGGACAAGCCAGAATTCTGGGCACATGGACACTTGCAGATCGTGACGGCAGTAACCCCGGCAGCTTTGTCTTCATCCTCGAGAACCGGCACAAGCTGGGCCTGGACCAGACACCCGCCGGTCTCGCTGGCGAGATTGGCTATGCCGGGCTCACTGGCCTGACCTTTGGCGACAATGGCTCCGTCCTGTCTGTTGCCTATTGGTCTCAGGCGATCATGGGAGGGCGCGGCGGCCTCGTTGCGGGCCGAATTGATCCGGGCGATTACACCGACATTCTGGGCTACGTGAACCCCCGCACCGGGTTTCAGAATTTTGCGATCAATTACAACCCAGTCCTGACAATCCCTGATCCCGGCTTTGGAATCGGTGGCGGCGTCCACCTGACCGATCAGATCTATGTGCTTGGGATCGTTTCGGATGCAAATGGGTCGTTGACGGATGTTGACTGGTTTCCGGGAGGGGCCGAGTTCTACAAATACGCTCAGATAGGCTGGACGCCCGCCCGGAACCAACGCTACCTGACCAATATCCACCTCGGTGCCTATCACATCGACGCCCGCGCGGACAAAGGCCTGCCATCCAGCTCGGGTGTCGTTCTGTCCGGCAACTACACATTTGAAAACGATCTGATGATATTCGGGCGGCTTGGATGGTCCGACGGCAATGACCCGATTGCCCAAAGGGGGGCTACAGGCGGGCTGATCTGGCGACCGGGGTTCTATGATGACCTGATTGGCATCGCTGCAACCTGGGCAGAACCCGTAACCGCCGGGTTGAAAAATCAAACCACATTCGAGGCCTTCTATCGCCTGGACATCTCTGACAATTTGGCACTAACGGCAGACGTGCAATATCTCAAGAATCCGGGATATAACGCAGATGATCCGCTCGTGCTCGGCCTTAGGTTGAGGTTCAACCTGTAA
- a CDS encoding AraC family transcriptional regulator translates to MPDSSPPLVRAALLMPLILHFEGRGGDVDLLLDDMQISRSVRTDFDRLIPVKAIYETIDEIATRLGDPFLGATVGRDMARNAMGPVTQHLASEQTVGNLLDRFLISVGSYGNSTNYRLENDGQYATLKMARKVEPDANPAHPDALTLALLIEQIRPRVGQAWNSKDVLAVVVDETVVPEWLLPRSSLITGSKMGLTLRFPSRWMVMNRAYSPVDKSLGEADKEYDTLEEAVRSFCNEHISDPKLDITKTARACRLHPKALSRKLANEGTSFKAILDKQRQQYATTAIGEGKMTVTEIALHTGFTQASNFARAYRRWTGETPSKARSKQR, encoded by the coding sequence ATGCCTGATAGCTCCCCCCCATTGGTTCGCGCCGCGCTCCTGATGCCGCTCATACTCCACTTCGAAGGTCGTGGAGGGGATGTGGATCTCTTGTTAGACGATATGCAAATCTCCCGTTCCGTCAGAACGGATTTTGATCGGCTCATCCCAGTAAAAGCCATCTATGAAACCATTGATGAAATCGCCACTCGGCTTGGGGATCCATTTTTGGGGGCCACAGTCGGGCGCGACATGGCACGAAATGCGATGGGACCGGTGACACAGCATCTGGCCAGCGAGCAAACGGTGGGTAATTTGCTGGATCGTTTTTTGATTTCTGTTGGATCCTATGGGAATTCCACCAACTATAGGCTAGAGAATGACGGGCAATACGCGACGCTGAAAATGGCTCGAAAAGTCGAACCGGACGCCAATCCGGCCCACCCGGATGCGCTTACCCTGGCACTTCTTATCGAGCAAATTCGACCACGTGTGGGCCAAGCCTGGAACTCAAAGGATGTACTGGCCGTAGTCGTAGACGAAACCGTCGTGCCCGAGTGGTTGCTCCCCCGTTCTTCCTTGATCACCGGTTCAAAGATGGGACTGACTTTGCGTTTTCCCTCTCGATGGATGGTTATGAACCGGGCGTACTCGCCCGTCGACAAATCTTTGGGAGAGGCGGACAAGGAGTATGACACCTTGGAGGAAGCGGTGCGGAGCTTCTGCAACGAACACATAAGTGATCCCAAGCTCGACATCACCAAAACCGCCCGCGCCTGCCGCCTTCACCCCAAGGCGCTGAGCCGAAAGCTGGCCAACGAAGGCACATCCTTCAAGGCAATTTTGGATAAACAAAGGCAGCAATACGCAACCACGGCAATTGGCGAAGGTAAGATGACGGTGACAGAAATCGCCCTTCACACTGGATTTACACAAGCATCCAATTTTGCACGGGCTTATCGACGCTGGACAGGTGAAACGCCCTCTAAGGCCCGGTCGAAACAAAGATGA